One window from the genome of [Clostridium] celerecrescens 18A encodes:
- a CDS encoding shikimate kinase yields MTSKLNNITLIGMPASGKSTVGVLLAKRLGYSFVDVDIVIQEQEGRLLKEIIEKEGQDGFLAVENRINAGLNVRHSVIAPGGSVIYGKEAMEHLKEISTVVYLKLSYESVEERLGNLVDRGVVLKDGMTLRDLYEERVPYYEKYADITIDENGLDAGMTVDRLRAIMEERFGLTT; encoded by the coding sequence ATGACGAGTAAGCTTAATAACATTACGCTGATCGGTATGCCGGCTTCCGGTAAAAGCACAGTAGGCGTTTTGCTGGCAAAACGCCTAGGATATTCTTTTGTGGACGTGGACATTGTAATCCAGGAGCAGGAAGGCCGCCTTTTAAAGGAAATTATTGAAAAAGAGGGCCAGGACGGGTTCCTGGCTGTGGAAAACAGGATCAATGCCGGCCTTAATGTCCGTCATAGCGTCATAGCACCGGGCGGAAGCGTGATCTATGGAAAAGAGGCTATGGAGCATTTAAAAGAGATCAGTACAGTGGTTTATTTAAAGCTTAGCTATGAAAGCGTGGAAGAACGGCTGGGAAATCTGGTAGACCGGGGTGTCGTCTTAAAGGATGGAATGACCTTAAGAGACTTATATGAGGAACGGGTTCCTTATTATGAAAAATATGCCGACATAACCATTGATGAAAACGGCCTTGATGCAGGAATGACGGTTGACAGGCTAAGAGCGATTATGGAGGAACGGTTCGGTCTGACTACATAA